Part of the Camelus dromedarius isolate mCamDro1 chromosome 11, mCamDro1.pat, whole genome shotgun sequence genome is shown below.
acagccctccccacACTGTGCCGGCCCGAGGTGGGTCCCTCGCGTCCGCCGTCTCCTTCTGTCCTAGCCTTCCGCAGACCCACCGAGTGAAAGGAAGGAGCTAGGCGGCGCGCGCCGGGCGTCATGGTCCACCTGCTGACCGCCGAAGTGCAGCAGCTGCTCCACAACAAGTTCGTGGTCATCCTGGGGGACTCGGTCCAGAGGGCTGTGTACAAGGACCTGGTGCTCCTGCTGCAGAAGGACTGCCTGCTCACTCACAACCAGCTCCGGGCCAAGGGGGAGGACAGCTTCGAACAGGACAAGCTGGTGCATGGAGGCCGGAAGAGCCACGGGCACAACGGCACCAACTACCGCGAGGAGCGCGAGTTCTGCTCCGGCCACCACAAGGTGCGCTTCTACTTCCTGACGCGCGTCTACTCGGACTACCTCAAGGGCATCTTGGAGAAGCTGCAGGCGGAGGAGCACGTCCCGGACTTGGTCATCATGAACTCCTGCCTCTGGGACATCAGCAGGTATGGGGAGGACTCCTGGCCGAGCTACCTGCGGAACCTGGAGAGCCTGTTTGGGCTCCTCCGCCAGGTGCTGCCCAAGTCGTGCCTCCTGGTGTGGAACACGGCCATGCCCGTGGGCGACAACATCACGGCGCCCGTCCTCCCGCCTGAACTCCAGGCCTCGGCCTCCTCCTTCATGAAAAACAGAGTGATGGAAGCCAACTTCTACAGCTCTGTGGAGGCTGAGAAGCACGGCTTTGATGTGCTGGACTTGCATTTCCACTTCCGTCGCCACGTGGACAGGCACCTGCAGGAGGACGGAGTGCACTGGAACGAGACCGCGCACCGGCATCTCTCCCAGCTGCTGCTGGCCCACGTGGCTGACGCCTGGGGGGTAGAGCTCCCCAAGCGGCAGCTGGTGGGCCAGTTGATCAGGGGTGGTCCAACCAGAGGAAGACCTCGCCAGAGATTTGagaggcagccccaggccagcagaGATCAACTGGccttccctccaccaccacccttgCCTCTGCCCAGGCGCCAACCCCTGCTTCCCAGGCCATCTCCCCGCCCACCCCTGTTCCCACACTTGCCCCCACAACCTGGTCCCAATCCCTTTCATCAGCTGACGCCCCCATTCCTGCCCTGTCCCCAAGATGACTATTCTCCTTCAGACCATCCTTTCCAGTCAAATCAATTCTTAAACCATTTCTATTCAGGTGCTCCCCCAACTCCCCAGACAGAATTTGCTTTCCAACCTGACTTTGTGTTGGACCCCCAGCCACCTATGCTCCCCTTGCCATCAACCTGTTACCAGCAGCGGCTCACTGTGGTTCACAGAGGTTTTCCCCGGTATCGTCCCCCCAGCCCCTATGTTCCCTGGAGAGGGCGGCCCAGACCTTCCAAGAGAAGGGCCCCAGTCTACCCAGAGCCAAGACCTCAATAGACTGACCTGAGCCTTATTCCTCCTCATGCACACAGACTGGGCAGACCGTCTGACTCTCCCCAGACAGACTGACCTTGTAACTGAAGCCTTTGGTCCCTGCTTGGACTtctttttgttcattgctgttatCAATAATAGCAGGGAAGTTCGATCTGACCCATTCTTGTTGGCTATGGCCTCTACCTCTGCTGTCTGAGTGTGACCTCACATCACTCCTGCCTCCCTACTCCCTGTTCTTTGtctttgtaaatataaaattggaATAAAGAACTTGTTTCATAAAAGTTGTTGTGGGTTTTATGTGTCTGTATTTAATGGTGCCTCTGCTTCCACTGACCACTTTGCTTCATAAGAGCAGGGACGATATCTGCTGTAGAGTGTAGAGTTACGACATTGTGATAAGCTACTCAAAATGGCATTTGTCTGAAAGATTTCTGTAAAATGGATGTGATTCCTTACAAACAAGCCAAAGAACTTTAACTTTTTGTGGTGATGTTTTCCCGAGATTCTCAAAGAACTGTGGAATTTTAGGActaaaaaaaactaaagacatAAAATTTAACTAAcatttacaaacaaggaaactggACCCAAGAGAGGTGAGTGACTTGTTCTGGGTCAACCAGGAAAATCACTCCTCCACTAGTCTTTCATAGTATACTAGTTTCTAGTTTATATTAACTTTCAGACTTGATTTATACCACAGCAAACCAAGAAGGGAAGTTTACAGAGCATGGTCTTTCTGTGGAACTGATGGTGAAGAATCCCGATAGCTCGAGAGCCAGAAGCTTGTTGGTTAGACCTGCAATGAATTAGGTATGTCAGCTCGAGTGGATGGCATGCTTGTGATTTTACGATTTCCTAAATAGTCTTGAGTTCGGGGCCTGAGAAAATTAAAGTAAGTTGCACTCAATGACCATGTGAATCATCATGATAAAGTAAAACTACAGGTTGGAAGGGACTGCCCAGTGCCCAGATCCCTTCCTTCCAAATTGGACAGGTGGCCACTACCATCTCTCCTCTGTTTTGCAGGAATGTTAACATCACTGAGATTGTTTAAATGTTAGGCTCTTTGTCACACTAGACTTGTGAAATGTTAATACTTTGATAAAATAGTCTAAAATTGTCCAGATGATAGGATTTTCCATTGATTTGACTGGTTTATAGGCCTTCAATTGGACCATCCTTAAATTTGGCAATGGGGGTAAGGAAATGTTACTTGCAAAAATGAAGGTCATGAAATCCCAAGAAATGAGTGAGATAAAGctatttacagaagaaatatCCAGAAGTTTTTAATCCACTAAAATACCATAGGATTCCTGGAACATAGGGCCTTTATCATACTTATCTTGGTGTCTAAAATCTTGTGCAATGTCTAGCACTTAGTAAGTACTGAATGATGTTTCATGAATGAATCAGGGAGTGAATGAAGAGGCGGAGTAAGCGTTCCTGGTGAGACTACTGTTTCAAAGGAGATGATACAAGTTGACATTCAATCCTTGCAGCACATTGGAAGGAATGTTGTCAAAACAGCATGATAATGATCTTCAAGGACCCTAGAAAGGTAGTGCCTATGGGTCAAAATTGGCCGGAATGTCCCAGCGTAGTCAGGAGAGTGGGGACCTGTCTGACCAATGTACATGTTCTCATCACAGGGAGATGAGTACACCAGGCTGTAAGATTTGGTAGTATTAGACATGGCGATCAGCCAGTAGCCGTCATTCTGGTTTTACATTTTCCAAGCAAGATCAAAGAGCATTTAGCTGCTCATCTGGCTAAGTGGGCACATTTAGTATTTCTACTTCCATGAATAAACCAATAAATTGGTCGTGTGGTTTATATCTCTCTCATGAGTTACGTTAATATGTATTAATCCTTAATCTGATCACACCTAAGGAAATCTGATGAACTAAGGAAAATGAGTTCTTAGAAAAACAGTGCTGACAACCAGGCACTGAGTCAATGATGACTCCACTGTGTTATGGATTAAACTGCACCCATCACGTGACAGCCCTGTTTCTCTCACTTGGGTTAGGAGGAGGGCAGATACAGCCTTCTTCCTAGGTGTATTAATTTCCTATGACTGCTATAACatggtggcttagaacaacacatatttattccCTTAGAGTTCCAGAGCTCAAAAGTCCAGATCCATTACCCCAGAGTAAAACCCTTGCTATGTCTTCCGCTGTCCTCCGCGCTCAGGCTTCTGCCTGCCCCTCCAGTGTTATCTTCTGGAACTCTTCATTGTTCTTTGTGCTTTCAACACCCAAGACTTCTTTCTGTTTATACAATGTGTCAAACTCTTATCACTTGGGTCTTTGCCCTAGCTATACCCTTGCCTGGAATGTTATCCATCCTCTACCCCCTAGCTCTTTGGATATCTaacccttcctccttccacccaCACCTTCCAAGTCATCTCCTTAGAGGTCTTCCATGACCATTTAATCTAAAGGTGCTGTTAGAAGTTACGGTAAcactctttttcctttgttttgtttaccCCACTCAGCAGGAGCCTCAGTGGTTGCTGGTTTGTGAGCTTCTCCGTGAGCCTTGCTCACTGTTGAATTCCCAGTGCCtactagcatggtgcctggcaaaGAAGGTGTTCAAGTATATTTACTTTAGTTAAAGGTTCAAGACTATAATTACTTCACATTGTGCCCTCCAGGAAGAATGCAATTCATATCAGAATTGAGCTGTATTTGCTAAGTTTTCTTTAGAAACTGTCTGCAGATCTCTCCAGTAACTTTGCCTAAGCTAACAGCCCCTGGACCTCTTCACTCTCACTGGCAGTTAAAGCCTGAGAAAACTGTCCATGGGTGCTTACAGTTAATTTTGTAGACATCCTGGCCTTCAGCTTCCAGCCTAGAGCTTTCTTCTTGGCCCATTTTTTGCTGTTGTCCTCTTGCTCCTTAAGTCAAGAAACCTAGCAATGCAATCAAGCTATTGTCTGGTAAAAAGAGCCAAAATTATTCAGTGTTGATGAGAGAAATTATTACTTCATTGTTAAGACTTAGAATCCAGGGTTCATTTGGCCTATTCTCCAGCCCCAAATGACAGCATTCAAGGCTTTTTATATTTGACACTTGTCTCaagttttctgggaaaaaaatttaaaaagagagagagagctaaaaaaaattaatgattaaatTAACATTATCCAAGTGGCATATATCTCACAAGATTCTATAATAAGGTATACACTATGTTAGACCAAAAGCCAAAATTTTAAAGCTGTAACTATATATTTCCATAAGCCCAAGCAAAGCAAGGTGCAGCATTTGAAAACAAAGGGAACCTTACATCCTGCTGTAGGCCCAGGATGAGCTCCGACTCTGGTCAGCCACAGAGCTCTCGTTTGCAGGCCCTCCTCCCCCAATACACACATTGCATGACTGTCAGAGGCAATTTTCACATTGAATTCTGGAACTATGCAGCTACAGCTCCACCTCTGGAATTTTCTGTTCATGCCTCCTGCAAAAGTTAGTTGTTTTGAAAACTTAGATCCTCAACACTCTTGTCAGGGAAGGAATTTGCCGTTGTTTTAGACTATCATATGCTTGTGGCTATAAACCCTAGAAACAATGTTCTCAGTGTCACAACTTTAAGAAAAGCTTTTATCCCTGCATGCTTAATTTATAGATTAAATTTTTCACAAGACTTTACCCATTAATCTTTCAAGAAACATATTCTAAAACATGTCCCTTTGAGGCATAAACTTTACTCCTCATGCATTCTATGGGCAAGGATGCTTACAAAAGGATTCATTCTATACTGGCCCAATGTGGAAATTTACAATGGCTTTTAATGGAGTAAAGGCTCTGAGACGTTCTGTATGAAATAAACTTGATTAAATGTGTTTCATCTAGTACTTCCAAGAAGTCTTCAACTACAGACCATTTTTATACATAGCATCTTTTACAAACATATTTGGGGAAATATTGTTCTAGAGAAAGCCGGATATAAGAGTTGGGGTAAATGAAGGGAAAAAGTTTGTTAGTGACACTTGATATATGAAGCCCTTTTTTAATGGAGCATTGTAATATTCTGTGCCTAAATGTGAGCTAAAATTCATTAGATAAGCCTGGGACAAGTCCGAGATTAGCTAGTTAATCGAAGTGGGATGAAATGTACCAGAAATGATTGCTTTCTTCTTCCCTaagatgggggtgaggagggcaccAGGACAGCCTACCATGATAACAAGTATTGGGGTTAGTCTAGTCCAGCCTGCAGAGTATGGTGTGGTGTGGAGTGGTTAATCCACCCCAGGTGTTTGATGCCTGGCGCAGGGTCACAGAACATCCCCAGACACATCCTAGCAGAACATGATAATGGGAAGTGGAGAATAAACAGTATTCTGCAACTGAGCAGATAGTCATTCAACACTGCACCCTCTGCCAACACCGTTGTTAGGAGCTGGACTAAATCTCTAGAAAGGACCTGCCTTAGAAGAACGAGCACACCGGCAGGAGCTGCTATGACAGAGCCAGGTATTCCTGATGAAGAAGAGACAGCCAGGCCATGTGGTCTGTGACATCTGGCTAGGGCTCTGGACAGGTGCCTCCCATCATGCTGCAGTGACCACTCAGACCCGCTGGTACCTGGTTTACCGAGCCTGGCTCCTTATCTACACTTCCCATGTCTACATACATGGACAAATTTCTGATCTTATATTTCATCTCAGTAATTACATCACACTGCCAGATTAATACTTTTCTTACCATCCACTCTTCCCTAACTGCACCATGCCCtaaggcagtgattctcaaagtttAGAGTGCATCAGAGCATCCTGGTGGGCTTGCCAAACACCATTGTGGCCATCTCtccccagggtttctgattcaggaggtccaGGGTGGGGCCCTAGCATTTGCATTTCTAGTAAGTTTCACACTTTGAAAATCACCAAagagacaaaaatgtaaaaagaatcaTGTAATTCCACTCATGTAGCCATAACCTAAATGTATAGCCATTGTTAACATGTcaccatgttttatttttttctgaagtattttaaagcaaattacatCATAATATGTCATCTTTAAGTATTTCATGTGTGGGAAATAAGGACATTTGCCTACACAAGCCCAAGATAAGGGTCACATCTAACAAACCTGACAATAACTCGTTGGTGTGGTCTGATGCTGTTGTGGACTGAATGGTTGtgttcctccaaaattcatatgttgaaatcctgtcCCACTATCTGATGGTATTAGGGGGTGGGCTTGGGGGAGATAGATAGGATTAGATGAGGCATGAGGGTGGTGccctcatgaataggattagtgtccttgtaaggTTCAcaagagagcttgcttcctctctctgttcTCCATGTGGGGACATGTTGGAACAAGAGGCACCTCACCAGAATCCGACCCTGCTAACACCCTGATCtgagacctccagcctccagaactgtgagaaatagatttctattgtttagaagccactcagtctgtggtacaGTAGTCCCGGACCCCTTATCCACTGTTTCACTTTTCACGGTTTCAGTTACCTGTGGTCAATCGTggtctaaaaatattaaatggaaaatttcagaaataaacgATTCATAAGTTTTAAAGTGTGCACCACGCTGAATAATGTAATGAAATCAcccaccctcctcttcccctgccctgctCAACCCAACCAGAGACGTGAGTCATCAATTTGTCTATTATATCCCACCCATTAGTCAGCTGTCTGGATTATAAAATCAACCATTGCTCTGTCACAGTGCTTTTGTTCAAGTAtctcttattttacttaacagtGGCTCAAAACATAAGAGTAGTGATGTTGGCAGTTTGGATATTCTCTTACTATGCTTAATCTATAAATTAAACTTCATCATAGGTAGTATGTACAGGggaaaatatagtatatataggGTTCAATACTACCCAAAGTTTCAGGTAttcactgggg
Proteins encoded:
- the PCED1B gene encoding PC-esterase domain-containing protein 1B, producing the protein MVHLLTAEVQQLLHNKFVVILGDSVQRAVYKDLVLLLQKDCLLTHNQLRAKGEDSFEQDKLVHGGRKSHGHNGTNYREEREFCSGHHKVRFYFLTRVYSDYLKGILEKLQAEEHVPDLVIMNSCLWDISRYGEDSWPSYLRNLESLFGLLRQVLPKSCLLVWNTAMPVGDNITAPVLPPELQASASSFMKNRVMEANFYSSVEAEKHGFDVLDLHFHFRRHVDRHLQEDGVHWNETAHRHLSQLLLAHVADAWGVELPKRQLVGQLIRGGPTRGRPRQRFERQPQASRDQLAFPPPPPLPLPRRQPLLPRPSPRPPLFPHLPPQPGPNPFHQLTPPFLPCPQDDYSPSDHPFQSNQFLNHFYSGAPPTPQTEFAFQPDFVLDPQPPMLPLPSTCYQQRLTVVHRGFPRYRPPSPYVPWRGRPRPSKRRAPVYPEPRPQ